A stretch of Paracoccus sp. N5 DNA encodes these proteins:
- a CDS encoding branched-chain amino acid ABC transporter permease — protein sequence MFYREAGDFKTSYRDDGQTFPIRLDRWGYYAILAVAFLVVPLVIDSYWANAVLVPFLIYAIAAIGLNILTGYAGQVSLGTGGFMAVGAYAVYKLMTAFPGVPIVILIVVAGAVTAVVGVLFGLPSLRIKGFYLAVATLAAQFFLVWLFNKVPWFYNHSASGQINAPERTMFGWAITGPATTASAKYLTCLVFAVVLAWVARNLTRGSVGRKWMAIRDMDIAAEIIGVNPLTAKLSAFAVSSFFVGIAGALLFSVYLGAAEASEAFGINKSFLILFMVIIGGLGSIFGSFAGAAFLVLLPVFLKNVLVAQLGWPTDLAAHIELMIVGALIVFFLIVEPHGLARLWRLTKEKLRLWPFPH from the coding sequence ATGTTCTATCGTGAGGCGGGCGACTTCAAGACGAGCTATCGCGACGATGGCCAGACCTTTCCGATCCGGCTGGATCGCTGGGGCTATTACGCGATCCTGGCGGTGGCCTTCCTGGTCGTGCCCCTGGTCATCGACAGCTACTGGGCCAATGCGGTGCTGGTGCCCTTCCTGATCTATGCCATCGCGGCCATCGGCCTGAACATCCTGACCGGCTATGCCGGGCAGGTCAGCCTGGGCACGGGCGGCTTCATGGCCGTGGGGGCCTATGCGGTCTACAAGCTGATGACCGCCTTCCCGGGCGTGCCGATCGTGATCCTGATCGTGGTCGCGGGCGCCGTTACCGCGGTGGTGGGCGTGCTCTTCGGCCTGCCCAGCCTGCGGATCAAGGGCTTCTACCTGGCGGTGGCGACGCTGGCGGCGCAGTTCTTCCTGGTCTGGCTCTTCAACAAGGTGCCGTGGTTCTACAACCATTCCGCCTCGGGCCAGATCAACGCGCCCGAGCGCACCATGTTCGGCTGGGCGATCACCGGGCCCGCCACCACGGCCTCGGCGAAATACCTGACCTGCCTGGTCTTTGCCGTCGTGCTGGCCTGGGTGGCGCGCAACCTGACGCGCGGTAGTGTGGGCCGCAAGTGGATGGCGATCCGCGACATGGACATCGCGGCCGAGATCATCGGGGTGAACCCGCTGACCGCCAAGCTGTCGGCCTTCGCTGTCTCCAGCTTCTTCGTCGGCATCGCCGGGGCGCTGTTGTTCTCGGTCTATCTGGGCGCGGCCGAGGCCAGCGAGGCCTTCGGCATCAACAAGAGCTTCCTGATCCTGTTCATGGTCATCATCGGCGGCCTGGGCAGCATCTTCGGCAGCTTCGCCGGCGCCGCCTTCCTGGTGCTGCTGCCGGTGTTCCTGAAGAACGTGCTGGTGGCGCAACTCGGCTGGCCCACCGACCTGGCCGCCCATATCGAACTGATGATCGTCGGCGCGCTGATCGTCTTCTTCCTGATCGTCGAGCCGCATGGCCTCGCGCGCCTGTGGCGGCTGACGAAGGAGAAGCTGCGGCTCTGGCCGTTCCCGCATTAA
- the aroQ gene encoding type II 3-dehydroquinate dehydratase: MPTVYVLNGPNLNLLGQRQPEIYGSTTLADVERDCKALGAELGLEIDFFQSNHEGAIIDKIHEARLRAQAIVINPAAFTHTSVAILDALNTFDGPVLEVHISNVHKRESFRHHSYVSLRAEGVIAGFGVNGYLLALQQAAKMVG, encoded by the coding sequence ATGCCCACCGTCTATGTCCTGAACGGCCCGAACCTGAACCTGCTGGGCCAGCGCCAGCCCGAGATCTATGGCAGCACCACGCTGGCCGACGTGGAGCGCGACTGCAAGGCGCTGGGGGCCGAGCTGGGGCTGGAGATCGACTTCTTCCAGTCGAACCACGAAGGCGCGATCATCGACAAGATTCACGAGGCGCGGCTGCGGGCCCAGGCCATCGTCATCAACCCGGCCGCCTTCACCCATACCTCGGTCGCGATCCTCGACGCGCTTAACACCTTCGACGGGCCGGTGCTCGAGGTGCATATCTCGAACGTGCACAAGCGCGAGAGCTTCCGCCACCATTCCTATGTCAGCCTGCGCGCCGAGGGCGTGATCGCCGGCTTCGGCGTCAACGGCTATCTGCTGGCATTGCAGCAGGCGGCGAAGATGGTCGGCTAG
- a CDS encoding ABC transporter ATP-binding protein — protein MTHDPTPDARRIGPVLMDLKNITLRFGGVTAIKDISFDIREGEIRAIIGPNGAGKSSMLNVISGFYVPQEGEIWFEGKRRPAMKPYEVARLGLARTFQNIALFDGMSVLDNIMTGRLNKMNAPIWSQALWWGRAEREEVENRAQVEKIIDFLEIQNIRKTPVGRLPYGLKKRVELARALAAEPRILLLDEPMAGMNVEEKEDMCRFILDVNDEFGTTIALIEHDMGVVMDLSDRVVVMDYGKKIGDGTPDEVRNNPEVISAYLGVEHA, from the coding sequence ATGACCCATGACCCGACCCCCGACGCCCGCCGCATCGGCCCGGTGCTGATGGACTTGAAGAACATCACCCTGCGCTTCGGCGGCGTGACCGCGATCAAGGACATCAGCTTCGACATCCGCGAGGGCGAGATCCGCGCCATCATCGGCCCGAACGGTGCCGGAAAGTCCTCGATGCTGAACGTGATCTCGGGCTTCTACGTGCCGCAGGAGGGCGAGATCTGGTTCGAGGGCAAGCGCCGCCCGGCGATGAAACCCTATGAGGTGGCGCGGCTGGGGCTGGCCCGCACCTTCCAGAACATCGCGCTGTTCGACGGCATGTCGGTGCTGGACAACATCATGACCGGCCGGCTGAACAAGATGAACGCGCCGATCTGGAGCCAGGCGCTGTGGTGGGGCCGCGCCGAGCGCGAGGAGGTCGAGAACCGCGCGCAGGTCGAGAAGATCATCGACTTCCTGGAAATCCAGAACATCCGCAAGACCCCGGTCGGGCGGCTGCCCTACGGGCTGAAGAAGCGCGTCGAACTGGCCCGGGCGCTGGCGGCCGAGCCGCGCATCCTGCTGCTGGACGAGCCGATGGCCGGCATGAACGTCGAGGAGAAAGAGGATATGTGCCGCTTCATCCTGGACGTGAACGACGAATTCGGCACCACCATCGCGCTGATCGAGCACGACATGGGCGTGGTCATGGATCTGTCGGACCGGGTGGTGGTGATGGATTACGGCAAGAAGATCGGCGACGGCACCCCGGACGAGGTGCGCAACAATCCCGAAGTCATCAGCGCCTATCTGGGCGTGGAACACGCATAG
- a CDS encoding response regulator transcription factor translates to MTDAPLIAILDDEPEIRRLLSAALEEAGFRTLGFGRATEFEAALRRIQPDACLIDLGLPDRDGLALVHRLASQSGAAIIIISGRAQVQDRVTGLELGADDYIIKPFEPAEVVARIRARLRKPQRDAGPGRQQIRFAGWSADFDRYTLTSPEGAETPISHAEAEVLRLFLDNPRRLISRAQMLETLGGTAGESFDRAMDVRISRLRTKLGEDPKNPRLIKTIYGAGYIFLAELG, encoded by the coding sequence ATGACTGACGCGCCCCTGATCGCCATCCTCGACGACGAGCCCGAGATCCGCCGCCTGCTGTCCGCGGCGCTGGAGGAGGCGGGCTTCCGCACCCTGGGCTTCGGCCGCGCCACCGAATTCGAGGCGGCGCTGCGCCGCATCCAGCCCGATGCCTGCCTGATCGACCTGGGCCTGCCCGACCGCGACGGGCTGGCGCTGGTGCACCGGCTGGCCAGCCAATCCGGCGCGGCGATCATCATCATCTCGGGCCGGGCGCAGGTGCAGGATCGGGTGACCGGCCTCGAACTGGGCGCCGACGACTATATCATCAAGCCCTTCGAGCCGGCCGAGGTGGTGGCCCGCATCCGCGCCCGGCTGCGCAAGCCGCAGCGCGACGCCGGCCCCGGCCGCCAGCAGATCCGCTTTGCCGGCTGGTCCGCGGATTTCGACCGCTACACGCTGACCTCGCCCGAGGGGGCCGAGACGCCGATCTCCCACGCCGAGGCCGAGGTCTTGCGGCTGTTTCTCGACAACCCGCGCCGGCTGATCTCGCGCGCGCAGATGCTGGAGACGCTGGGCGGCACGGCGGGGGAAAGTTTCGACCGGGCGATGGACGTGCGCATCTCGCGCCTGCGCACCAAGCTGGGCGAGGATCCCAAGAACCCGCGCCTGATCAAGACGATCTATGGCGCCGGCTATATCTTTCTGGCCGAACTGGGCTAG
- a CDS encoding ABC transporter substrate-binding protein — MKLKLASLALGAVMAAAPAMADLVVPNLSYRTGPYGANGTQYADGFNDYFTLLNERDGGIGGQKVLTPECETAYNTEKGVECYEATKGNGALVYNPLSTGITYQLIPKVSADKIPLYTPGYGRTSAKNGKVFEWIFNAPANYWDGASVAVKYLLDQNGGDLNGKKIALVYHNSAYGKEPIRTLQELAKKHGFSLTELPIDPPGQEQKSQWLQIRRDKPDYVIMWGWGVMNQTAIQEAANIRFPMENFIGIWWSGSEVDVLPVGAAANGYKSLTFNGVGTDYPLYADMQKFVVEPGKASQGGQFVGSALYSRGMYAAVVIAEAIRKAQELAGTAEINAAQLRDGFEALDITPERLTEIGLPDFGPEIKMSCDNHGGSGMARLQQWDATAKKWTLITEFTAPDQEILDPLIAEDSEAYAKEAGITPRC, encoded by the coding sequence ATGAAACTGAAACTCGCGAGCCTGGCGCTGGGCGCCGTCATGGCGGCGGCGCCGGCCATGGCCGACCTGGTGGTGCCGAACCTCAGCTATCGCACCGGCCCCTATGGCGCGAACGGCACGCAATATGCCGACGGCTTCAACGACTATTTCACCCTGCTCAACGAACGCGACGGCGGCATCGGCGGGCAGAAGGTTCTGACCCCGGAATGCGAGACAGCCTATAACACCGAAAAGGGCGTCGAATGCTACGAGGCGACCAAGGGCAATGGCGCGCTGGTCTATAACCCGCTGTCGACCGGCATCACCTATCAGCTGATCCCCAAGGTCTCGGCCGACAAGATCCCGCTTTATACGCCGGGCTACGGCCGGACCTCGGCCAAGAACGGCAAGGTCTTCGAATGGATCTTCAACGCGCCGGCGAACTATTGGGACGGCGCCTCGGTCGCGGTGAAATACCTGCTGGACCAGAATGGCGGCGACCTGAACGGCAAGAAGATCGCGCTGGTCTATCACAACTCGGCCTATGGCAAGGAGCCGATCCGCACCCTGCAGGAACTGGCCAAGAAGCACGGCTTCAGCCTGACCGAGCTGCCCATCGACCCGCCCGGGCAGGAGCAGAAAAGCCAGTGGCTGCAGATCCGCCGCGACAAGCCGGATTACGTCATCATGTGGGGCTGGGGCGTGATGAATCAGACCGCGATCCAGGAGGCCGCCAACATCCGCTTCCCGATGGAGAATTTCATCGGCATCTGGTGGTCGGGCTCGGAGGTTGACGTGCTGCCGGTCGGCGCCGCCGCGAACGGCTACAAGTCGCTGACCTTCAACGGAGTCGGCACCGATTATCCGCTTTACGCCGACATGCAGAAATTCGTCGTCGAGCCCGGCAAGGCCTCGCAGGGCGGGCAGTTCGTCGGCTCGGCGCTTTATTCGCGCGGCATGTATGCGGCCGTGGTCATCGCCGAGGCGATCAGGAAGGCGCAGGAGCTGGCCGGCACCGCCGAGATCAACGCAGCCCAGCTGCGCGACGGGTTCGAGGCGCTGGACATCACCCCAGAGCGCCTGACCGAGATCGGCCTGCCGGACTTCGGCCCCGAGATCAAGATGAGCTGCGACAACCACGGCGGCAGCGGCATGGCGCGGCTTCAGCAATGGGATGCGACGGCCAAGAAATGGACGCTGATCACCGAGTTCACCGCGCCGGATCAGGAAATCCTCGACCCGCTGATCGCCGAGGACAGCGAGGCCTATGCCAAGGAGGCCGGCATCACGCCGCGCTGCTGA
- a CDS encoding glycosyltransferase family 2 protein, with product MPLVVTLSSIPPRFAGLGPTLKSLLKQKVRPDEVRLYLPRRYRRFPDWDGSLPAVPEGVRIVTVEDDLGPATKILPAVRDFRGQDCELLLCDDDRLYDPLWTSRFLAARRAQPDCVIAEAGGFVPGHDGGPEPRAVLRRKDWRYRLLRAASLGLVKPHAWLRSGYVDVLKGYGGAMLRPEFMPDSAFDIPELLWTVDDPWLSGNLALNGVPIWLNAEGRVPGECRVARCHALLDFALQGKGRGEANGACYEWFRQNLGIWPAGPSRPSSPPAAMPADSR from the coding sequence TTGCCTCTTGTCGTGACCCTGTCCTCGATCCCGCCGCGCTTTGCCGGGCTGGGACCCACCCTGAAATCGCTGCTGAAACAGAAGGTTCGCCCCGACGAGGTGCGGCTTTACCTGCCGCGCCGCTATCGCCGCTTTCCCGACTGGGACGGCAGCCTGCCGGCGGTGCCCGAGGGCGTGCGCATCGTCACGGTCGAGGACGACCTGGGCCCGGCGACCAAGATCCTGCCGGCGGTGCGGGATTTTCGCGGGCAGGATTGCGAATTGCTGCTCTGCGACGACGACCGGCTTTATGATCCGCTGTGGACCAGCCGCTTTCTGGCGGCGCGGCGCGCGCAGCCGGATTGCGTCATCGCCGAGGCCGGCGGATTCGTGCCCGGCCATGACGGCGGGCCCGAGCCGCGCGCGGTGCTGCGGCGCAAGGACTGGCGCTATCGCCTGCTGCGTGCGGCCTCGCTGGGGCTGGTCAAGCCGCATGCCTGGCTGCGCTCGGGCTACGTCGATGTGCTCAAGGGTTATGGCGGCGCCATGCTGCGGCCCGAATTCATGCCCGACAGCGCCTTCGACATCCCCGAACTGCTGTGGACGGTGGATGACCCCTGGCTCTCGGGCAACCTGGCGCTGAACGGCGTGCCGATCTGGCTGAATGCCGAGGGCCGGGTGCCGGGCGAGTGCCGGGTCGCGCGCTGCCATGCGCTTCTGGACTTTGCCTTGCAGGGCAAGGGCCGGGGCGAGGCCAATGGCGCCTGCTACGAATGGTTCCGGCAGAACCTGGGCATCTGGCCGGCCGGGCCTAGCCGACCATCTTCGCCGCCTGCTGCAATGCCAGCAGATAGCCGTTGA
- a CDS encoding AMP-binding protein, with protein MQNQPDRSGPPSIPALLARNAATWGNRPAYREKEFGIWQSWTWAQAAEEIRALALGFLHMGLAPGDHVAIVGRNRPAHYWSMVAAQMCGAVPVPLYQDAVADEMAYVLGHCGARFVVCGDQEQVDKVLEVGDRAPKIEQIVYTDKRGMRKYDHTAMNALADVQTEGRAAHQRHEEELDRRIAALGYDDTCVMLYTSGTTGKPKGVVLSNRNIIETARNTCAFDHLTEAEEVLAYLPMAWVGDFIFSVGQAYWAGFTVNCPESAQTMMTDLREIGPTYFFAPPRVFEGQLTSVMIRMEDAGRIKRGLFHHAMNLARRIGPDLLDGKRVGLLDRLRYALGDLLVYGPLKNTLGYSRIRVGYTAGEAIGPEIFDFYRSLGINLKQLYGQTEASVFITQQPDGQVRSDTVGVPSPGVELKIAESGEVFYRSPGTFVEYYNNAESTASTKDAEGWVATGDAGFFEEGSGHLRIIDRAKDVGRMADGRMFAPKYVENKLKFYPNILEAVVFGAGRGMCTAFINIDLTAVGNWAERNNIAYASYQELAGHPQVYAAIREHVEAVNESVAADPMLSGCQIHRFLVLHKELDPDDGEMTRTRKVRRNIIAEKYADLIAALYDGSDTVSTRTEVTYEDGRKGEIRATLRIEDARTFPTAEPQRVAAE; from the coding sequence ATGCAGAACCAGCCGGACCGCAGCGGACCGCCGTCGATTCCCGCGCTGCTGGCGCGCAATGCCGCGACCTGGGGCAACCGGCCGGCCTATCGCGAAAAGGAATTCGGCATCTGGCAAAGCTGGACCTGGGCGCAGGCGGCCGAGGAAATCCGCGCGCTGGCGCTGGGCTTCCTGCACATGGGCCTGGCGCCCGGCGACCATGTCGCCATCGTCGGCCGCAACCGCCCGGCGCATTACTGGTCCATGGTCGCGGCGCAGATGTGCGGCGCGGTGCCGGTGCCCCTGTATCAGGACGCCGTGGCCGACGAGATGGCCTATGTGCTGGGCCATTGCGGCGCGCGTTTCGTGGTCTGCGGCGATCAGGAGCAGGTGGACAAGGTGCTGGAGGTCGGCGACCGCGCCCCGAAGATCGAGCAGATCGTCTATACCGACAAGCGCGGCATGCGGAAATACGACCACACCGCGATGAACGCGCTGGCCGATGTGCAGACCGAAGGTCGCGCCGCGCATCAGCGCCACGAAGAGGAACTGGACCGCCGCATCGCGGCCCTCGGCTACGACGACACCTGCGTGATGTTGTATACCTCGGGCACCACCGGCAAGCCCAAGGGTGTGGTGCTGTCGAACCGCAACATCATCGAGACGGCCAGGAACACCTGCGCCTTCGACCACCTGACCGAGGCCGAGGAGGTGCTGGCCTATCTGCCGATGGCCTGGGTCGGCGATTTCATCTTCTCGGTCGGCCAGGCCTATTGGGCCGGCTTCACGGTGAACTGCCCCGAAAGCGCGCAGACCATGATGACCGACCTGCGCGAGATCGGCCCGACCTATTTCTTTGCCCCGCCCCGCGTCTTCGAGGGCCAGCTGACCTCGGTGATGATCCGCATGGAGGACGCCGGGCGCATCAAGCGCGGGCTGTTCCACCATGCCATGAACCTGGCCCGCCGCATCGGCCCGGACCTGCTGGACGGCAAGCGGGTCGGGCTGCTGGACCGGCTGCGCTACGCCCTGGGCGACCTGCTGGTCTATGGCCCCCTGAAGAACACGCTGGGCTATTCCCGCATCCGCGTGGGCTATACCGCGGGCGAGGCGATCGGCCCCGAGATCTTCGATTTCTACCGCAGCCTCGGCATCAATCTGAAACAGCTCTACGGCCAGACCGAGGCCTCGGTCTTCATCACCCAGCAGCCGGACGGGCAGGTGCGCTCCGACACGGTGGGCGTGCCCTCGCCGGGGGTGGAGCTGAAGATCGCCGAGAGCGGCGAGGTGTTCTATCGCTCGCCCGGCACCTTCGTGGAATATTACAACAACGCGGAAAGCACCGCCTCGACCAAGGATGCCGAGGGCTGGGTGGCGACCGGCGACGCCGGTTTCTTCGAGGAAGGCTCGGGCCACCTGCGCATCATCGACCGCGCCAAGGACGTGGGCCGCATGGCCGACGGCCGGATGTTCGCGCCGAAATATGTCGAGAACAAGCTGAAGTTCTATCCCAACATCCTGGAGGCCGTGGTCTTTGGCGCCGGGCGCGGCATGTGCACCGCCTTCATCAACATCGACCTGACGGCGGTCGGCAACTGGGCCGAGCGCAACAACATCGCCTATGCCAGCTATCAGGAGCTGGCCGGCCATCCGCAGGTCTATGCCGCCATTCGCGAGCATGTCGAGGCGGTGAACGAATCCGTCGCCGCAGACCCGATGCTCTCGGGCTGCCAGATCCACCGCTTCCTGGTGCTGCACAAGGAGCTGGATCCCGACGACGGCGAGATGACCCGCACCCGCAAGGTCCGCCGCAACATCATCGCCGAGAAATACGCCGACCTGATCGCCGCGCTCTACGACGGAAGCGATACGGTCAGCACCCGCACCGAGGTGACCTACGAGGACGGCCGCAAGGGCGAGATCCGCGCCACGCTGCGGATCGAGGACGCCCGCACCTTTCCCACCGCCGAGCCGCAAAGGGTGGCCGCAGAATGA
- a CDS encoding PAS-domain containing protein, which translates to MATTTPDRHAALTRSGLNLIQQAISIFDADLRLAVSNRPYQAMFGLPDELTRPGTTFEDTIRYLVHRGEYGPQEDTEAAIRERVDQARTFQPHYMERKRADGRWISVEGAPLSQGGWIAVYTDITQIKRQEELLRARSEELSELVLDHAERLSAANRALAATNAALEEAKRILTESEARTRHVTAMVPAHIAHMDRDYRYTFSNNQIAAVFPGADRGIIGRAGEEVLGRETFDRIRPHMDRAVAGQPQVFEITHPPSGRRIRIALTPDPNGRGAYVLSTDVTAEVQSREALTHAAKRALAAQMTSGLAHDFGNLLTIILGLQTRLARAGLPPEQAEDVQATLAAARRGATLLDGIAALTGKREQHPQPVDLDALFEHLAAMARPTLGAAVTLEHATTNLPARLMLDPGALQDALLNLILNARDAMQGKGRIGLQARTAGRWLEITVTDSGPGFSDEALARATQPFFTTKGSKGSGLGLSMVYDQVKLAGGTLRLANLAQGAQVAIRLPLRAARPHLVLLVEDDDAIRSHIRQMLTAQGHSVIEAGSLSEARGLTDLSGLTLILSDLQLGDGSGADLRGRGLPLVLMTALPPGDAGRSGLDGTVLTKPFGDTELALALAETDD; encoded by the coding sequence ATGGCGACCACCACCCCGGACCGACATGCCGCGCTGACCCGCTCGGGGCTGAACCTGATCCAGCAGGCGATCTCGATCTTCGACGCCGACCTGCGGCTGGCGGTCAGCAACCGGCCCTATCAGGCGATGTTCGGCCTGCCGGACGAACTGACCCGGCCCGGCACCACCTTCGAGGATACGATCCGCTATCTGGTGCATCGCGGCGAATACGGGCCGCAGGAGGATACCGAGGCCGCGATTCGCGAGCGCGTGGACCAGGCCCGCACCTTCCAGCCGCATTACATGGAAAGAAAGCGCGCCGACGGCCGCTGGATCTCGGTCGAGGGGGCGCCGCTGTCGCAGGGCGGCTGGATCGCGGTCTATACCGACATCACCCAGATCAAGCGGCAGGAGGAACTGCTGCGCGCCCGCTCCGAGGAGCTGTCCGAACTGGTGCTGGACCATGCCGAGCGGCTGTCGGCCGCGAACCGGGCGCTGGCCGCGACCAATGCCGCGCTGGAGGAGGCCAAGCGCATCCTGACCGAATCCGAGGCCCGCACCCGCCATGTTACCGCCATGGTCCCGGCCCATATCGCGCATATGGACCGCGATTATCGCTATACCTTTTCCAACAACCAGATCGCGGCGGTGTTTCCCGGTGCCGACCGCGGCATCATCGGCCGCGCGGGCGAAGAGGTGCTGGGCCGCGAGACCTTCGACCGCATCCGCCCGCATATGGACCGCGCCGTCGCCGGCCAGCCGCAGGTGTTCGAGATCACGCACCCACCCTCGGGGCGCCGCATCCGCATCGCCCTGACCCCGGACCCCAACGGGCGCGGCGCCTATGTGCTTTCCACCGACGTGACCGCCGAGGTGCAATCGCGCGAGGCGCTGACCCATGCCGCCAAGCGCGCGCTGGCGGCGCAGATGACCTCCGGGCTGGCGCATGACTTCGGCAACCTTCTGACCATCATCCTTGGCCTGCAAACCCGGCTGGCGCGCGCCGGCCTGCCGCCGGAACAGGCCGAGGACGTGCAGGCGACCCTCGCCGCCGCCCGGCGCGGGGCGACGCTGCTGGACGGCATCGCCGCGCTGACCGGCAAGCGCGAACAGCACCCGCAGCCGGTTGACCTCGACGCGCTCTTCGAGCATCTGGCCGCCATGGCCCGGCCGACGCTGGGCGCCGCCGTGACGCTGGAACACGCCACGACCAACCTGCCGGCGCGGCTGATGCTGGACCCCGGCGCGCTGCAGGACGCGCTGCTGAACCTGATCCTGAACGCCCGCGACGCCATGCAGGGCAAGGGCCGCATCGGCTTGCAGGCCCGCACGGCCGGGCGCTGGCTGGAAATCACCGTCACCGACAGCGGCCCCGGCTTTTCGGACGAGGCCCTGGCCCGCGCCACGCAGCCTTTCTTCACCACCAAGGGCAGCAAGGGCAGCGGGCTGGGCCTGTCGATGGTCTATGACCAGGTCAAGCTGGCCGGCGGCACGCTGCGGCTGGCGAACCTCGCCCAGGGCGCGCAGGTCGCGATCCGCCTGCCCCTGCGCGCCGCCCGCCCGCATCTGGTCCTGCTGGTCGAGGATGACGACGCCATCCGCAGCCATATCCGCCAGATGCTGACCGCCCAGGGCCATTCGGTGATCGAGGCCGGCTCGCTCAGTGAGGCGCGCGGCCTGACCGACCTGTCCGGCCTGACGCTGATCCTGTCCGACCTGCAACTGGGCGACGGTTCGGGCGCCGATCTGCGGGGCCGCGGCCTGCCGCTGGTGCTGATGACGGCGCTGCCGCCGGGCGATGCGGGCAGATCGGGGCTTGACGGCACGGTGCTGACCAAGCCCTTTGGCGACACCGAACTGGCCCTGGCCCTGGCAGAAACCGATGACTGA
- a CDS encoding HAD family phosphatase produces MKSVIFDLGAVLIEWDPALAFADVFTSRAAAEAWMARIGFDGWNRLQDGGRSFAKGLEAAREAHGDEARHLAGYLAAFPLTIEKTVPGAWEIAEALLARNVPLYGLTNWAAETWPHALEIHPRLGQLFRDIVVSGRVGALKPEPAVYRILMDRNGLRPEDCIFIDDNPDNVEGARALGIDGIHFTGADALGQALARRGLF; encoded by the coding sequence ATGAAAAGCGTGATCTTCGACCTGGGGGCGGTGCTGATCGAATGGGATCCGGCGCTGGCCTTTGCCGATGTCTTCACCAGCCGCGCCGCGGCCGAGGCCTGGATGGCGCGCATCGGCTTCGACGGCTGGAACCGGTTGCAGGACGGCGGGCGCAGCTTTGCTAAGGGTCTCGAGGCCGCGCGCGAGGCGCATGGCGACGAGGCCCGGCATCTGGCGGGCTATCTGGCCGCCTTTCCGCTGACCATCGAAAAGACCGTGCCCGGCGCCTGGGAGATCGCCGAGGCGCTGCTGGCGCGGAATGTGCCGCTCTATGGCTTGACGAACTGGGCGGCCGAGACCTGGCCCCATGCGCTGGAAATCCATCCCCGGCTGGGCCAGCTGTTCCGCGACATCGTGGTTTCGGGGCGGGTCGGGGCGCTGAAGCCCGAGCCCGCGGTCTATCGCATCCTGATGGACCGCAACGGGCTGCGCCCCGAGGATTGCATCTTCATCGACGACAACCCGGACAACGTCGAGGGCGCCCGGGCGCTGGGCATCGACGGCATCCATTTCACCGGCGCCGACGCCCTGGGCCAGGCGCTGGCGCGGCGCGGGCTGTTCTGA
- a CDS encoding branched-chain amino acid ABC transporter permease codes for MEFLYASEVLVNGLMAGVMYSLVALGFVLIYKASGVFNYAQGVMALFAAMTLVGIMEGRVPFAHLINAAFGTHVSSFGWTVPALLGIALTALVMVGLAIAIEKLVLKHLVGQEPIILFMATIGLAWFLEGLGDVMWGADVKTLDVGLPQGISETAEALTNDWLGYGFFIDRLDIWAAVIAALLVAALVGFSQYTKQGRAMRAVADDHQAALSVGISLQFIWIMVWSIAGFVALVAGIMWGTKSGVQFSLSLIALKALPVLMLGGFTSIPGAIVGGLIIGMGEKLFEYFVGPMVGGATENWFAYVLALLFLVFRPQGLFGERIIERV; via the coding sequence ATGGAATTCCTTTACGCAAGCGAGGTGCTGGTCAACGGGCTGATGGCCGGGGTGATGTATTCGCTGGTCGCGCTGGGCTTCGTGCTGATCTACAAGGCCTCGGGCGTCTTCAACTATGCCCAGGGGGTGATGGCGCTCTTCGCGGCCATGACGCTCGTGGGCATCATGGAGGGCCGGGTGCCCTTCGCCCATCTGATCAACGCGGCTTTCGGAACGCATGTCTCCAGCTTCGGCTGGACCGTGCCGGCGCTGCTGGGCATCGCGCTGACGGCGCTGGTCATGGTCGGCCTCGCCATCGCCATCGAGAAGCTGGTGCTGAAGCATCTGGTCGGGCAGGAGCCGATCATCCTGTTCATGGCCACCATCGGCCTCGCGTGGTTCCTGGAAGGCCTGGGCGACGTGATGTGGGGCGCCGACGTCAAGACGCTGGACGTGGGCCTGCCGCAGGGCATCTCGGAAACCGCCGAGGCGCTGACCAACGACTGGCTGGGCTACGGTTTCTTCATCGACCGGCTGGACATCTGGGCCGCGGTCATCGCGGCGCTTCTGGTCGCGGCGCTGGTCGGCTTCTCGCAATATACCAAGCAGGGCCGGGCGATGCGAGCCGTGGCTGACGACCACCAGGCGGCGCTGTCGGTGGGCATCAGCCTGCAATTCATCTGGATCATGGTCTGGTCCATCGCCGGCTTCGTGGCGCTGGTCGCGGGCATCATGTGGGGCACCAAGTCCGGCGTGCAGTTCAGCCTGTCGCTGATCGCGCTGAAGGCGCTGCCGGTGCTGATGCTCGGCGGCTTCACCTCGATCCCCGGCGCCATCGTCGGCGGCCTCATCATCGGCATGGGCGAGAAGCTGTTCGAATATTTCGTCGGCCCGATGGTCGGCGGCGCGACCGAGAACTGGTTCGCCTATGTGCTGGCGCTGCTCTTCCTCGTCTTCCGGCCGCAGGGCCTGTTCGGCGAGCGCATCATCGAGCGGGTCTGA